In Deltaproteobacteria bacterium, the sequence CACGCTGACCATGGCAGCGCTGATCTGGCGCGAGCCGGACCGGCTCGGGCTCTGGATGCTCTGCGGTCTCGTCGGCGGTGTCGCTTTGTTCTTCACGCAAACATCATGGTCGGCGGTTGCGGCCGTCGGCATCGTGCTCGGGGTGTTCGCACTGGCGACGCGCCGGTTGCCGTCGGCGATGGTCTATGGGATCTCGTTCGGCCTCGCGGGCGGCCCGGTGTTGGTGCAGCTGACGGACCTGCTGACGATGACGACGCGTCAGGCTGGATCGATTTACACCGTGGAGTACTTGCAACGCATCTTTACCACCATCCTGTGTTTGCCATTCGAGTCGCCACACCTCGGCGCGGGCGTCAACGGTGCGTTTCTGCGCTGGCCATTCGGCCGCTTGTACGTGGTCGGGTGCGCGCTCGCACTGATCGCCATCGTGCCGCCGGTGCGGCGGTGGCTGCGCATTCCGGCCGTCGCGCCGGTGCTGTTGGCGTTGCTGGTGTGGGATGCCGTGCTGATGACTGTGACGAACGGTGGCTACGGCACGCCGTCGACCAAGCGCACGTACAATCTCATCCCGCTGCAAGTCTTCTTCGCGCTGCTGCCGATGCTGGTGGTCGACGCATGGGCGATGCGATGGCGGTGGTCGCGCTACCTGAGCGGTGCAGCGATCGGCGGCGGCCTCGGGGTGTATGCCGTCTTCAATCTGCTTGTCATCGCGCAGCCGGCGCCGGGCGTCTACGGCGTCAACGTGTTTGACGGCTTGATCGAATTGCGCCAACGCTTTCCCGAGCGCCGCGTTCTGTTTCTCACCTCGCAGGCGGCCTACGCCGACACGTTCGCACCCGATAGTTTTTTGCAGCGGGCCTACAGAGTTCCGGAGCAACTCACCATTGACATGCGCTTCGAGGACGCGACCGTCACCGGCGCGTGCGAAGCACATTTGCTGTTGTGCTACGAGCCGAACGCCGACAAACCGCGCTTCCGGCCGCTGCTCGCGCGCTTCGACCGTGCGCTGCGGCCATTCCCGTTGCTGAACTCGTTCGAGATGGTCTGTTACGACTGCGTGACGTCGGAGGCGGCGAGTCCTTGAAACGGCAGAGGCAGGGGAAACCGCTCCCCTGCCTCTGCATTCCCTGAACGCCAGCGCGCTCAGACTTTCCCTTGCAAGAAGAACGCGATCACCAGCGCGTAAATCGCCAGTGCTTCCATGAACGCGATGCCGAGAATCATTGGCGTCTGGATACGATCGGCACAGTTCGGGTTGCGGCCGATCGACTCCATCGCTGCCGCCACCGCGCGACCCTGGCCCAAGCCAGCGCCGACTGCCGCGATACCGACCGCGAGACCGGCCGCCATTGCGATGTAGCCGCGGCTGCCGTCGCTGGCGCCTTCGGCCGCCATCGCCGTACCGCCCGACAGCAACCACACCAGCCCGCCCAGCATCATCATCTGTAGTGCTTTGCGCATGTTGTCTTCCTCCTTTCCTTCAGCGTTCGGAGCCCGTCCCAGCCACACCTCTCTGTCCTCCTCGCCACCCCACGGCCAGCGCCGACTCCGTTGTGATCAATGTGCTCAATGTGCGTGATGCGGCTCGTCGTGCGCGTCGTGATGCGCCGTCGCCAGCGACAGGTAGATCACGCTCAACAGCGTGAACACGAACGCCTGAATCACCGACACCATCGCTCCCAGCACATAGAAAAGCACCGGGACTACCATCTTCGTCAGATCGGTGAAAATCTCAAGCACCACGTGGTCGCCGGTCATGTTGCCGAAGAGACGTAAGGCCAGCGAGACCGGGCGCACGAGGTTGTCGATGATCTCCAGCGGGATCATCAAGAACGCCAGCCACCAGATCGGGCCGACGAAGTGCTTCAGGTAGCCCACACCGCGCGCGGCGAAGCCGTAGTAGGTGTACGCGACCAGTGAGATCACGCCAAGCGCGAAGGTGACATTGAAGTTGCTCGTCGGCGGCGCAAACCCCGGCAGCAGTCCGCAGAAGTTCGACGCGAGGATGAAGAGGAAGAAGGTCCCGTAGAGCGGCACGTACTTCTGCCCGCGATGCCCCATGAGCGGCGCGACGATGTGGGCGTTGAACAGGTCGACGAACATCTCCATCAGATTGCGGGCGCTGAGTTTGTCGTCCGGGACCACGGGATCATTTGCGGCTCGCAGTTGTCGCAACGCCACCAGCGCCCATCCCACCAGC encodes:
- the atpE gene encoding ATP synthase F0 subunit C; the protein is MRKALQMMMLGGLVWLLSGGTAMAAEGASDGSRGYIAMAAGLAVGIAAVGAGLGQGRAVAAAMESIGRNPNCADRIQTPMILGIAFMEALAIYALVIAFFLQGKV
- the atpB gene encoding F0F1 ATP synthase subunit A, with the protein product MEHSFSWVQIIPGFNLLPEHTATATLVMLALVGWALVALRQLRAANDPVVPDDKLSARNLMEMFVDLFNAHIVAPLMGHRGQKYVPLYGTFFLFILASNFCGLLPGFAPPTSNFNVTFALGVISLVAYTYYGFAARGVGYLKHFVGPIWWLAFLMIPLEIIDNLVRPVSLALRLFGNMTGDHVVLEIFTDLTKMVVPVLFYVLGAMVSVIQAFVFTLLSVIYLSLATAHHDAHDEPHHAH